Proteins co-encoded in one Streptomyces sp. NBC_01237 genomic window:
- a CDS encoding DUF1702 family protein, whose amino-acid sequence MSILRALRRRVLTPNVRETQLETRGFHVKNAEAKQQLESVGASFLQGYAYAVEARSADQAVEWLETVPRAFRGFAYEGAGMGAVMLDSLTGSSKRLTGILEGEGRHHNYMIYVGVGWAMARLPKFLWPDVTGTDPVLRWLILDGYGFHQAYFKTDAYVRDPGQDHPFSWKGGPDAYSARVIDQGIGRALWFVGGTDPDVVAGLIGAYPAHRHGDMYAGAGLACTYAGSADADELLRFAEHAGVHRPNLAQGSAFACEARERAGTTIAHTHVAARVLCGGRTPEEAARVCTDSAPAGCDGGDIPAFETWRQHIAAAITSVPHAQKGAVA is encoded by the coding sequence GTGTCCATCTTGCGTGCGCTGAGGCGCCGAGTCCTCACACCCAATGTCCGGGAAACGCAGCTGGAAACACGCGGATTCCACGTCAAGAACGCGGAGGCCAAACAGCAGCTGGAATCCGTCGGGGCGAGTTTCCTCCAGGGGTACGCCTATGCGGTCGAGGCGCGTTCCGCGGACCAGGCCGTCGAATGGCTGGAGACCGTTCCCCGGGCCTTCCGCGGGTTCGCCTACGAGGGCGCCGGTATGGGCGCCGTCATGCTCGACTCGCTGACGGGCAGCAGCAAGCGGCTGACCGGAATCCTGGAGGGCGAGGGCCGGCACCACAACTACATGATCTACGTCGGCGTCGGCTGGGCGATGGCCAGGCTGCCGAAGTTCCTGTGGCCCGACGTGACCGGGACCGACCCGGTGCTGCGCTGGCTGATCCTGGACGGATACGGCTTCCACCAGGCGTACTTCAAGACCGACGCCTACGTCCGCGACCCCGGCCAGGACCACCCCTTCAGCTGGAAGGGCGGCCCGGACGCCTACAGCGCCCGCGTCATCGACCAGGGCATCGGCCGCGCCCTGTGGTTCGTCGGCGGCACCGACCCCGACGTCGTCGCCGGACTCATCGGCGCCTACCCCGCCCACCGTCACGGCGACATGTACGCCGGTGCCGGACTCGCCTGCACCTACGCGGGCAGCGCCGACGCGGACGAGCTGCTGCGCTTCGCCGAGCACGCGGGCGTGCACCGGCCGAACCTGGCGCAGGGCTCCGCGTTCGCCTGCGAGGCGCGCGAGCGGGCGGGCACGACGATCGCCCATACGCATGTGGCGGCCCGCGTCCTGTGCGGCGGCCGTACCCCCGAGGAAGCCGCGCGGGTGTGCACCGACTCGGCGCCCGCGGGCTGCGACGGCGGCGACATCCCGGCCTTCGAGACCTGGCGGCAGCACATCGCCGCCGCGATCACCTCCGTTCCGCACGCGCAGAAAGGCGCCGTCGCATGA
- a CDS encoding CRTAC1 family protein, with protein sequence MTHPISWLRKQAPGVVALALMVSTFYAVKPHESSASEKAELAQNFAFEPMAIAMPGGFKQQTVRKVNKAYKHIEAWISSVGAGVAMNDIDGDGLPNDLCITDPQIDQAVVTPAPVPGRKSPTYAPFALDPSPLPKSDITAPIGCVPGDYNEDGATDLLVYYWGRTPVIFQAKKDAVEAGTPVSAERFEPVELVPGNGGNVYTGPLWNSNAAAVADFDGDGHNDIYIGNYFPDSPVLDDTKDGGVTMNDSLSHAQNGGGGHFFRWTASGYQEIKNVLPDSIDKGWTLAVSATDLDGDQRPEIYLAHDFGTSALLYNKSTPGKFKFSQVKAKHTATTPKSKEIGRSSFKGMGVDFGDLDNDGVYDAFVSNITTSFGIQESNFAFIGTAKDKADLRAKFRDGVAPYKDESAPLNLAWSGWGWDVKMGDFDNNGIQEITQAVGFVKGKRNRWAQLQELATANDGLVKHPYFWPNVEEGDDLAGDQHIRFYVKNKDGEAYSDLSKQLGLAVPVPTRGIATGDADGDGRLDLVVARQWEDPVFYCNMSENAGDFLGLNLTDEAGSPVIGAQVTVTLSDGSTRIGRVDGGSGHSGKRSQDVHIGLGKEADGPVQTHLTWRDRTGQVRNKELQLSPGWHSLQLGTDAKEK encoded by the coding sequence ATGACACACCCAATTTCCTGGCTGCGAAAGCAGGCGCCCGGAGTCGTGGCACTGGCTCTTATGGTCAGCACCTTTTATGCGGTGAAACCGCATGAGTCGAGTGCATCGGAAAAAGCGGAACTGGCCCAGAATTTCGCCTTCGAGCCGATGGCGATAGCCATGCCGGGCGGATTCAAGCAGCAGACCGTCCGCAAGGTGAACAAGGCGTACAAGCACATCGAGGCCTGGATCTCCTCGGTCGGCGCGGGTGTCGCGATGAACGACATCGACGGCGACGGGCTGCCCAACGACCTCTGCATCACCGACCCGCAGATCGACCAGGCCGTGGTCACGCCCGCCCCGGTGCCCGGCCGCAAGAGCCCGACGTACGCCCCGTTCGCACTCGACCCGTCGCCGCTGCCCAAGAGCGACATCACGGCCCCGATCGGCTGTGTCCCCGGCGACTACAACGAGGACGGCGCCACCGACCTCCTCGTCTACTACTGGGGCCGCACCCCCGTCATCTTCCAGGCGAAGAAGGACGCCGTGGAGGCCGGGACACCGGTGAGCGCCGAGCGCTTCGAGCCCGTCGAGCTGGTGCCCGGCAACGGCGGCAACGTCTACACCGGCCCGCTGTGGAACTCCAACGCCGCGGCCGTCGCCGACTTCGACGGCGACGGACACAACGACATCTACATCGGCAACTACTTCCCCGACAGCCCCGTCCTGGACGACACCAAGGACGGCGGTGTGACGATGAACGACTCGCTGTCGCACGCCCAGAACGGCGGCGGCGGTCACTTCTTCCGCTGGACCGCGTCCGGCTACCAGGAGATCAAGAACGTCCTGCCGGACTCCATCGACAAGGGCTGGACACTCGCCGTCTCCGCCACCGACCTCGACGGCGACCAGCGCCCCGAGATCTACCTCGCGCACGACTTCGGGACCTCGGCGCTCCTCTACAACAAGTCGACGCCCGGGAAGTTCAAGTTCAGCCAGGTCAAGGCCAAGCACACCGCGACCACCCCGAAGTCCAAGGAGATCGGCCGCAGCTCCTTCAAGGGCATGGGCGTCGACTTCGGTGACCTGGACAACGACGGCGTGTACGACGCGTTCGTCTCCAACATCACCACGTCCTTCGGTATCCAGGAGTCGAACTTCGCCTTCATCGGCACGGCCAAGGACAAGGCCGACCTGCGGGCCAAGTTCCGCGACGGCGTCGCCCCGTACAAGGACGAGAGCGCCCCGCTCAACCTCGCCTGGTCCGGCTGGGGCTGGGACGTGAAGATGGGCGACTTCGACAACAACGGCATCCAGGAGATCACCCAGGCCGTCGGCTTCGTCAAGGGCAAGCGCAACCGCTGGGCCCAGCTCCAGGAGCTCGCCACCGCCAACGACGGTCTGGTCAAGCACCCCTACTTCTGGCCCAACGTGGAAGAGGGCGACGACCTCGCCGGTGACCAGCACATCCGCTTCTACGTCAAGAACAAGGACGGCGAAGCCTACAGCGACCTGTCCAAGCAGCTCGGCCTGGCCGTGCCCGTGCCCACCCGCGGCATCGCCACCGGTGACGCCGACGGCGACGGCCGCCTCGACCTGGTCGTGGCCCGCCAGTGGGAGGACCCGGTCTTCTACTGCAACATGAGCGAGAACGCCGGGGACTTCCTGGGCCTCAACCTCACCGACGAGGCCGGCTCGCCCGTGATCGGCGCACAGGTCACCGTCACCCTCTCCGACGGCAGCACCCGGATCGGCCGCGTCGACGGCGGCAGCGGCCACTCCGGCAAGCGCAGTCAGGACGTGCACATCGGCCTCGGCAAGGAGGCCGACGGACCGGTGCAGACCCACCTGACCTGGCGCGACCGCACCGGACAGGTGCGCAACAAGGAACTCCAGTTGAGCCCCGGCTGGCACTCCCTCCAGCTCGGCACCGATGCCAAGGAGAAGTGA
- a CDS encoding DUF1702 family protein: protein MATAMGSLRRLIMAPSLRDVSFAGRGFPVVETAATTELESIPQAVVTGFEWGIESKDLWEIERRLSLVDLEVQGFAYEGATMASVIRDSMPGRGGRTRELLQGAGRRHIFLNYIGIGFAMAKLPRPLWKKVMPDELDGEEFYPPMTWLAVDGYGFDRAYFDPARWVDEQRLDTPYAWDGHPDYFQRAVDQGIGRALWFIHGAQVEHVCAAVRRFASERRPDLWAGVGLAATFAGCSTADDLAALRSEAGELRGHVAQGSVFAAKARHFSSTIPEHTRTALHALAGITVEAAAALADDAAPEPSADGEVPTYELWRRAVREQLLVNAR, encoded by the coding sequence GTGGCAACGGCAATGGGCTCTCTGCGAAGACTGATCATGGCTCCGTCCCTGCGCGACGTGAGCTTCGCGGGCCGTGGTTTTCCGGTCGTCGAAACCGCCGCCACCACAGAGCTGGAGAGCATCCCACAGGCGGTGGTGACCGGTTTCGAGTGGGGCATCGAGTCGAAGGACCTGTGGGAGATCGAGCGGCGGCTGTCGCTGGTCGACCTGGAGGTGCAGGGCTTCGCCTACGAGGGCGCGACCATGGCCTCGGTCATCCGGGACTCGATGCCCGGCCGCGGCGGGCGCACCCGGGAACTCCTCCAGGGCGCCGGTCGGCGGCACATCTTCCTCAACTACATCGGCATCGGCTTCGCCATGGCGAAGCTGCCGAGACCGCTGTGGAAGAAGGTCATGCCCGACGAGCTCGACGGCGAGGAGTTCTACCCGCCGATGACCTGGCTCGCCGTCGACGGCTACGGCTTCGACCGCGCCTACTTCGACCCCGCCCGCTGGGTCGACGAGCAGCGCCTGGACACCCCGTACGCCTGGGACGGGCACCCGGACTACTTCCAGCGGGCGGTGGACCAGGGCATCGGGCGCGCCCTGTGGTTCATCCACGGCGCGCAGGTCGAGCATGTCTGCGCCGCCGTGCGCAGGTTCGCCTCCGAACGCCGGCCGGATCTGTGGGCGGGCGTCGGACTGGCCGCCACCTTCGCGGGCTGCTCCACGGCCGACGACCTGGCCGCGCTGCGCTCCGAGGCCGGCGAACTGCGCGGCCATGTGGCGCAGGGCTCCGTCTTCGCGGCGAAGGCCCGTCACTTCTCCTCCACCATCCCCGAGCACACCCGGACCGCGCTGCACGCGCTGGCCGGGATCACCGTCGAGGCGGCGGCCGCGCTCGCGGACGACGCCGCACCCGAGCCGAGCGCGGACGGCGAGGTCCCCACGTACGAACTCTGGCGTCGCGCGGTGCGTGAACAACTGCTCGTGAATGCCCGTTGA
- a CDS encoding TetR family transcriptional regulator, which produces MVKQERAARTREGLVRAAAAQFDRDGYAGASLAKISRAAGISLGAVTFHFRSKAELAEAVEEEGRAEVTGALRRMADSSTTPLQQLADLTLELARLIEQEDTVRALLRLERERAATDHWTEIWLPTADELLRRAYDSGDLRASAHPEAMTTLVVHLVAGSEIVLRRHRTAGAPSHESAVDLLAGVWQLVLTGISASEAARL; this is translated from the coding sequence ATGGTGAAACAGGAGAGGGCCGCGAGGACCCGCGAGGGCCTGGTACGGGCGGCGGCCGCACAGTTCGACCGGGACGGCTACGCGGGGGCCTCACTGGCCAAGATCAGCCGGGCGGCGGGCATCTCCCTGGGCGCGGTGACCTTCCACTTCCGGTCCAAGGCGGAACTCGCCGAAGCCGTCGAGGAGGAGGGCCGGGCCGAGGTCACGGGCGCCCTGCGACGGATGGCGGACTCCTCCACCACCCCCTTGCAGCAGCTGGCCGACCTGACCCTGGAGCTCGCCCGGCTCATCGAGCAGGAGGACACCGTCCGGGCCCTGCTGCGGCTGGAACGGGAGCGGGCGGCCACCGACCACTGGACGGAGATCTGGCTCCCCACGGCCGACGAACTGCTGCGGCGCGCCTACGACAGCGGCGACCTGCGCGCCTCGGCGCACCCCGAGGCCATGACGACCCTGGTCGTGCACCTGGTGGCCGGATCCGAGATCGTGCTCCGGCGCCACCGCACCGCCGGGGCCCCGTCGCACGAGAGCGCCGTGGACCTGCTGGCCGGTGTCTGGCAGCTCGTCCTGACGGGAATCTCGGCGAGCGAGGCGGCACGCCTGTGA
- a CDS encoding winged helix-turn-helix transcriptional regulator, translating to MLPRTYEGQDCSLARALEVIGERWTLLIVRSALLGVKRFDGFLGHLPIARNVLTNRLARLVDLGIMERVPYQDKPVRHEYPLTPMGRDLTVAVVALMQWGDRNLPTELGPPRRAEHIGCDGDVQVRMGCVSCGRDIHDEEVAVRRTR from the coding sequence ATGCTGCCACGGACATATGAAGGACAGGACTGCTCGCTTGCCCGTGCCCTCGAAGTGATCGGGGAGCGCTGGACCCTGCTGATCGTCCGTTCGGCCCTCCTGGGGGTCAAACGGTTCGACGGGTTCCTCGGCCACCTCCCGATCGCCCGCAACGTACTGACCAACCGGCTCGCCCGCCTCGTCGATCTCGGCATCATGGAACGGGTGCCGTACCAGGACAAGCCGGTGCGCCACGAGTATCCGCTCACCCCCATGGGACGGGACCTGACCGTGGCCGTGGTCGCCCTGATGCAGTGGGGCGACCGGAACCTTCCCACCGAGCTGGGCCCGCCGCGGCGCGCCGAACACATCGGCTGCGACGGCGATGTACAGGTGCGGATGGGGTGTGTCTCGTGCGGCCGGGACATCCATGACGAAGAGGTCGCGGTGCGCCGCACGCGCTGA
- a CDS encoding IS701 family transposase, protein MAAQDLDRAHLPVSAFTEQIFGHLPRADQRAWAQAYLTGLLTTEGKKSVRRIAATVSGSPTASQSMHQFVNASPWEWAPARAELMRWVEQRLTPRAWTLDVAVLRKRGDHSCGVHRRFVPATGRSVNCQLGIGAFLTTEREAVPVHWGLLLPGAWVNDEQRRSRARIPDDAGHRTIEQHALDLVDSLSDSTHLSAPPVVADLSYYTGVTSLVRGLSTRGRDFVIALPGRTPVVPVGRSMPPQTYASELPAAVEAQRLFELKHGGHLRLDTHDGLGGRTDRTSVMTALVRLPEVRLARHAPHHTYRLFAVRSYAGRRSTRMWLTNMVHRRTDELAALTRLQRRAGATVQGLEDDFGLLDFEGRSYPGWHHHMTLVSAAGAYSRLELDNARAALPALPPMPVMSAAAPALTAVPA, encoded by the coding sequence ATGGCGGCACAGGACTTGGACCGCGCGCACCTGCCGGTCTCCGCGTTCACCGAACAGATCTTCGGGCACCTGCCGAGGGCCGATCAGCGGGCGTGGGCCCAGGCGTATCTGACGGGCCTGCTCACCACCGAGGGAAAGAAGTCGGTACGGCGGATCGCCGCCACGGTCTCCGGATCGCCGACCGCCTCACAGTCCATGCACCAGTTCGTCAACGCCAGCCCCTGGGAGTGGGCCCCGGCGCGGGCCGAGCTGATGCGGTGGGTCGAGCAGCGGCTGACCCCCCGCGCCTGGACCCTCGACGTGGCGGTCCTGCGCAAGCGGGGCGACCACTCCTGCGGTGTGCACCGCCGCTTCGTCCCGGCCACCGGACGATCGGTCAACTGCCAGCTCGGCATCGGCGCGTTCCTGACCACCGAGAGGGAAGCGGTACCGGTCCACTGGGGCCTGCTGCTGCCCGGAGCCTGGGTCAACGACGAGCAGCGCCGCTCCCGCGCCCGCATTCCCGACGACGCCGGTCACCGCACCATCGAGCAGCACGCGCTCGACCTCGTCGACTCGCTGAGCGACAGCACCCACCTCAGCGCCCCGCCGGTCGTCGCCGACCTCAGCTACTACACCGGTGTGACCTCGCTGGTGCGCGGACTCAGCACCCGGGGCCGTGACTTCGTCATCGCCCTGCCCGGCCGGACCCCGGTGGTCCCCGTCGGCCGGTCGATGCCCCCGCAGACGTACGCCTCCGAACTGCCCGCGGCCGTCGAGGCGCAGCGCCTGTTCGAGCTCAAGCACGGCGGCCACCTCCGGCTCGACACCCATGACGGCCTCGGCGGCCGGACGGACCGCACCTCGGTGATGACCGCCCTGGTGCGCCTGCCCGAGGTGCGGCTCGCCCGCCACGCTCCGCACCACACCTACCGGCTCTTCGCCGTCCGCTCCTACGCGGGACGCCGCTCCACCCGGATGTGGCTGACCAACATGGTGCACCGGCGCACCGACGAACTGGCCGCGCTCACCAGGCTCCAGCGCCGGGCGGGCGCCACGGTGCAGGGACTGGAGGACGACTTCGGCCTGCTCGACTTCGAGGGGCGTTCCTACCCGGGCTGGCACCACCACATGACGCTGGTGTCCGCCGCGGGCGCCTACAGCCGGCTCGAACTGGACAACGCGCGTGCCGCGCTGCCGGCGCTGCCGCCGATGCCCGTCATGTCGGCGGCGGCGCCCGCGCTGACCGCCGTACCCGCCTGA
- a CDS encoding enediyne biosynthesis protein — MTVPAEQTTAAAPRHNVKVVTALRRFAISISILNIAGYTFLGFEQPWLWPFIAVITAYTVEIGLEALSARGEKRAPRYAGGGFKGMVEFLFPAHITGLAVNMLTYVNDRVWVMMFGVIVAVGTKWVLRAPLKGRMRHYMNPSNFGIAMILLLFPWASIAPPYHFTEYLYGPADWVLPAIILTLGTMLNAKLTGRMWLISAWLVGFALQAVIRGLVMGTSIPSALGMMTGVAFILFTNYMVTDPGTSPSKRSSQIAFGGGVAAMYGVLTGLGIAYGIFFATALVCLIRGGYLWALHFLAKQRAAEAKQAQQAEQAPAKPAEQLAAVPAHVPAHAPVPVVAAVPSGDPCKDGTCFHGKCAAARAQNDKKVAMPV; from the coding sequence GTGACCGTGCCTGCCGAACAGACCACCGCTGCCGCCCCACGGCACAACGTCAAAGTCGTCACCGCGCTCCGCCGGTTCGCGATCTCCATCTCCATCCTCAACATCGCCGGGTACACCTTCCTCGGCTTCGAGCAGCCCTGGCTGTGGCCCTTCATCGCGGTCATCACCGCCTACACGGTGGAGATCGGCCTGGAGGCGCTCAGCGCCCGCGGCGAGAAGCGCGCACCCCGCTACGCGGGCGGCGGCTTCAAGGGGATGGTGGAGTTCCTCTTCCCCGCGCACATCACCGGACTCGCGGTGAACATGCTCACGTACGTCAACGACCGCGTCTGGGTCATGATGTTCGGCGTCATCGTCGCCGTCGGCACCAAGTGGGTGCTCCGCGCCCCGCTCAAGGGCCGCATGCGGCACTACATGAACCCGTCGAACTTCGGCATCGCGATGATCCTGCTGCTCTTCCCGTGGGCCAGCATCGCCCCGCCGTACCACTTCACCGAGTACCTGTACGGCCCCGCCGACTGGGTCCTCCCGGCGATCATCCTGACCCTGGGCACCATGCTGAACGCGAAGCTGACGGGCCGTATGTGGCTGATCAGCGCCTGGCTGGTCGGCTTCGCCCTCCAGGCCGTCATCCGCGGCCTCGTCATGGGGACCTCCATCCCCTCGGCGCTCGGCATGATGACCGGGGTGGCCTTCATCCTCTTCACCAACTACATGGTCACCGACCCCGGTACCTCGCCCTCCAAGCGCTCCTCCCAGATCGCCTTCGGCGGCGGCGTCGCCGCGATGTACGGCGTGCTGACCGGGCTCGGCATCGCGTACGGCATCTTCTTCGCCACCGCACTCGTCTGCCTGATCCGCGGCGGCTACCTGTGGGCCCTGCACTTCCTGGCCAAGCAGCGCGCCGCGGAGGCCAAGCAGGCACAGCAGGCCGAGCAGGCTCCGGCGAAACCGGCCGAGCAGCTCGCCGCCGTACCCGCTCATGTACCGGCGCACGCCCCCGTACCCGTCGTCGCGGCGGTCCCCTCCGGTGACCCGTGCAAGGACGGCACCTGCTTCCACGGCAAGTGCGCGGCAGCACGGGCGCAGAACGACAAAAAGGTGGCGATGCCCGTATGA